Within Streptomyces albofaciens JCM 4342, the genomic segment CGACATGCAGCCGTGAACGCAGCCGGTTCAGCCGCCCGGCGAACAGGCGCGCCCCGATGGCGATCCCGATCGCGATGGGGAACGACCAGGTGACGTAGGACGTGATGCCGTACTGGTACGCGATGCCCGCGTAGCCCGTGAACATCACCGCGCTGTAGCCCGACATGTGGTGCGAGATGCCGGACAGCCACCACGGCATCCGGCCGCCCGCGGTGAAGAAGTCGCCCACGTCGTCCACGCGCTTGTGGGACCACACACCGATCGCGACCATCACGCCGAAGTAGCCGATGAGCACGGCCCAGTCGAGACTGTTCATGGCCCCTCCAGGGGTCCGCCTTGTGAACGGGAAACACGTCGCCGTACGTTCCGCGGGGCGGTCGCCCCCGTGCGGGAGCGGGGACTTCGGGGATTGAACCGTTCATGACGAGGGGTGGTCAAGAGGGCTGGTGGTCAAGGATGTGAACTGCTGTCAGCTCGGCGAACGATCTCGTGGTCTATCGACCGGTGGGGGAGTTGTCGGCGCGCTGGGCGGAACGGACGATGAGCAGGGACTGCGTGGGGGCGGCGGTGGTGGGGGCGGGGCGCTGAGACGGGCCAGGGCGGGACGGGTCATGTGCGCAACCCGTACGGAGGGGGCGGCCGGTCAGCGCATGACCTCGCCGGCGTTCACCAGCAGCGACTGGCCGGTGATCGCCCGCGCCCGGTCGGACGCCAGGAACACCGCACTCTCGGCGACATCGGCGTCCGTCGCCATCTCCGGCAGCGCCATCCGCGCGGTGAGCCGGTCCAGCACCTCGCGCTCCGGTATGCCCTCGGCCTGCGCCGCGTACCGGACGTACGCCTCGACCGGCGGGCCCCACATCCAGCCCGGCTGCACGGTGTTGACCCGGATGCGGCGCGGCCCCAGCTCGCGCGCGAGCGCGTACATCGCCGAGACCAGCGCGCCCTTGGACGCCGCGTAGGCCGTCTGCCACACCTCGGCCGGCGCGGCCACCGACGACTGGGTGCCGATCAGCACGACCGACCCGCCGCCGCGTTCCGTCATCGACGGCAGGCAGGCGCGGGCCATGCGCAGCGAGCCGATGAGATTGATGTCCACGACCCGCCGCCAGGCCTCGAAGTCGGCGTCGGCCAGCCCGCCGAAGTGCGAGTCCAGCGCGGCCACCTGGACGAGCGCGTCGATCCCGCCGAAGCGTTCGGCCGCGAGCGCGGCCAGCTCCGCGCACTGCGCCTCGTCCGCGATGTCCGTCACCCGCCACGCGACGCGCTCGCCCGACGGGTCGGCCTGCGCCGCCGCCTCGGCCAGCCGGGATTTCGTACGGGCGCCGAGCACCACCGAGGCGCCGTCCCGTACGCACGCCATCGCGACCCGGTGCCCGAGCCCGGCACCGACGCCCGACACGACGACGGTCTTGTCCCGCAGCAGCATGCTCGCCTCCCGGTCGGGCCGTCCGTCGGCGGCACGCCGGGGTGGGCCGCCGACCACATATGACGGTCCGTCAGGATAGGTCGTGGCTGAGCGGCTGGCTACGGTCGCACCTCCCGCAACGTCTTCGCCAGCCGCCGCAGCCCCTCCTCGATCTCCTCCGGCGGATGCGTCACGAAGGACAGCCGCATCGAGCCGGCATCCGCCGGACCCGCGTAGAAGGGCGCGCCCGGGACGTAGGCGACATCGTGCCCGATCGCCTCGGGCAGCAGCGCCGTCGCGTCGTATCCGGCGGGCATCGTCGCCCAGACGAACATCCCGCCGTCCGGCCGGTTCCAGCGCGAGCCGTCGGGAAGGGCCTCGCCGAGGCCGTCCACCAGGGCGTCGCGGCGCGCGTGGTAGGCGCCGCGCACGCGGTCCAGGTGGGCGTCCAGGCCGGGGCCCGCCAGGTACCGGGCGACCGCCGCCTGATCGACCGTCGAGGTGTGCAGGTCGGCGGCCTGCTTGGCGATGACGCAGGCGCGGCGCAGCGCCGCCGGCGCGCGCAGCCAGCCCAGCCGCAGACCCGGCGCCACGATCTTGGAGAAGGAGCCGAGCAGCGCCGTACGGTCCTCGGCGCCGGGGAACGTGGCGAGGTACGGCACCGGCTCGCCCTCGAAGCGCAGCTCGCCGTACGGGTCGTCCTCGATGATCCACAGGCCGCGCCGGGCCGCCACCTCGGCCACCGCGGCCCGCCGCTCGGCGGACAGCGTCCGGCCCGTCGGGTTCTGGAACGTCGGCACGAGGTAGACCAGCTTCGGCCGCTCGCGCGCCGCGATCTCGTCCAGCGCGGCCGGGTCCAGGCCGGCGTCGTCGGTCGGCACCGGCACCACCCGCGCGCCGGCGAACCCGAAGACCTGGAGCGCCGCCAGATAGCACGGGTCCTCGACCAGCACCGTGTCACCCGGCTCCAGTAGCGCCGTGGCCAGCAGCGACAGGCCCTGCTGCGAGCCGGTGGTGACCAGCAGGCCGTCCGCGTCGGTGGCCAGGCCGCGGGCGCTCACCCGGGCGGCGACGGCCGCGCGCAGCGCCGGATCGCCCTCGGTCGTCGAGTACTGGAGGGCCTGGCGCGGCGTCTCGTCCAGTACGTACCGGAAGGCCGCCGCGATGCCCCGGGCGTCGAACAGCTCGCCCGCCGGCAGCCCGCCGGCGAACGATATGACCTCGGGCCGGGCGGTCAGTGCGAGGATCTCGCGTACGGGGGAGCCTCCGGTGTGCGCCGCGCGCGCGGCCAGTGCGGGGGCGGGGCGGAGGTCGTGCGGCATGGCGTTCTCCCGTCGTGTGGCGCCCGCACCCCGGGCGCGCGAAGACGCCCGTCCCTCGATAGGTGCAGGATGCAGGGAGCTTAGGCGGACGAGCCGCGGCCGTGCAGGGCTGCCCGCATGGTGAACCTTTCGGGTGGCGGGGCGGGGCGGGACGGCTGCGGCGTCGGCGGACTGGACCGTCACGGCGTCGGCCGGCCGGGCCGTCACGGTAGCGGCGGACCTGACCGCTACGGCGTCGGCGGACCTGACCATCGCGGCTCTCGTCAACTGACGGTCCATCAGCTACACCTGAGGGTCATGACCCGCGACCCTCGCACGGACGAGCATGCCCCGGCCCGGACCCCGGGAGACCCCCACACCCCTCCCGCCACGGACGAGCACACCGCTCCCGGCAGCGGTACCTATGCCGACCTGGCCGCCGTCGGCCCGTACGGTGTGCGCCCGGGACACGCGCTGATCACCATGGTCGAGCCGCATCCCGGGCAGGAGCGCGCGTACAACCGCTGGTATGAGGACGACCACTACATCGCCGGGGCCATGGCGATGCCGTGGATCTTCGCCGGGCGCCGCTGGGTCGCCACCCGCGAGCTCCGGCTCCTGCGCCGCCCGGCGCGGTCCGCCGTCGCCCGGCCGGTCACCGCGGGCTGCTACCTCTCGACGTACTGGATCACCGAGGGCCGCTACGACGACCACATGCGGTGGACCGTCGCCATCAACCGGCGCCTGAACGCCGACGGCCGCATCCACCACGCCCGCACCCACGTCTTCACGGCCTTCCACGACCACGCGGTCACCGTCTACCGGGACGGCGACCGCGGCCCGCGCGACTTCCACGCCCTGGACCATCCGTACGCCGGTCTGGTCGTCGAGATCATCGACGCGGCGGACGCGGACGGGCGCGCCGCGCTGCTCCGGTGGCTGCGGGACGCGTGGCTGCCGCGGCGGCTGGCGGGCTCGCCCGCGGCCATGGTGACGGTCTTCCGGCCCAGGCCGCTCCCGGACGACCGGATGCCGTACGTACGGCAGGTGGAGGGCGTGGACAACCGGCTGACGCTGCTGTGGTTCCTCCAGGAGGACCCGCGCGCGTGCTGGGAGCCGTGGTTCACGGGGCCGGATGCGGAGCCGGCCGGCCCCTGGCCGGGGCGGGTGGAGCTGGTGGCGCCGTTCATCCCCACGGTGCCCGGAACCGACCGGTACGTGGACGAGCTGCGCTGAGGCGCCGGGGTGCGGGTGTCCAACCGTACCGGCCCGGCCCGACCCGTACCCGCCCGTACCCACCCGTACCCGCCCGTACCCGCCCGTGTCCGTCCGCGGCCGTCCGTGTCCGTCCGGGCAAGGCCGAGCCCCCTCGGCCGGGACGGCGATCCAGTCGAGAGGGCTCTGGGTGGTGCTGGTTATGCGGTGTACGGATTCGGCTCAGGTCAGGTCGTAGGCCCCTTTGCTCACGCCCGTCACGAAGGTGCTCCACGCGGAGGTGTCGAAGGTCAGACGCGGGCCGTCGGGGTCCTTGGAGTCGCGCACCGCGATGGCGGCCGCCGCCGGAACGGCGATCTCGACGCAGGCGCCGTTGCCACCGGAGTACGAGGACTTCGTCCAGGAGAATGCGGAATTGGGCTGAATGGCCATGTTCACTCCGACTCGCTCTGAGGTGCACCGCGTTGCCGCGGATTCGGTAGACCTGACGCTACGCGCCAACATCACCGAGGGCAGGGGCAGTTCACTCATTCGTATGGCATATTCCTTGATCTCTTCTCAAGGGTGGGCACCCCGGTGTACGGTGCCGCGCTGCGCGTCGGAATCCCCGATTCGGCCATCCTCCGGCCATCCTCCGGCCATCCTTCGGCCGCCCTGACGTCCCGCTCAGGCCATGGCGTCCGCGTGCTTCTTCGCCGCCGAGGCGATGAACTCCCGGCTCTGGTCCGCGCTGAGCGCCTGTGCCCGCAGATGCTCGTACATGATCGTGTACTTGTGGACGTCGTTGGTCTTCTCCAGATACAGATCGCTCGTGACGCCTTCGATGTAGACCACGCTCGAATCGGCCGCGTCGTCGAACTCCAGGATCGAGAACGTCCCCGACATGCCGGCGTGCGCGCCCGCGTCGTACGGCAGCACCTGGACCGTCACGTGCGGCAGGTGACTGACCTCCACGAGGTGGTCGAGCTGCTCGCGCATGATCAGGTGGCTGCCCACGACCCGGCGCAGCGCGCTCTCGTCCATGACGACCCACAGTCGCAGCGGGTTGTCCGGGTGGTTGACCCGCTCCTGGCGGCGCATCCGTACCTGGATACGTTTTTCCAGCTGCTCCTGGGTGAGCTCCGGGACCGTGCCGGGAATGACGGCTTCGGCGTAACCGGGCGTCTGGAGCAGGCCCGGCACGAGCAGCGACTCGTACACCCGCAGCGAGGCCGCCTCGGTCTCCAGGCCGATGTAGACGCTGTACGGGATGTCGCCGAACGCGTGCCACCAGCCCTGCTGCCGCGAATCCTTGGCCATCTGCATCAGCGAATCCACCACGCGGTGGTCGTCGACCTCGTAGACCCCGCACAGGTCCCGGACGTCCCGCTGGCTGATGCTGCGGCGGCCGTTCTCCAGGCGGCTGATCTTCGACTGTGACACGAGCAGGCGCTCGGCGACCTCCTCGGCCGTCATGCCCTTCAGCTCGCGGAGCCTGCGCAGCTCCTGACCCAGCCGGCGACGTCGGACGGTGGGATTGATGTTGGACGCCACGGGACGTGCACCTCCGGCTCCGTACTGCTGCTTTCTCCTGCTCAGCAGATTGCCATCCCAGGTCCGCGCGGCGCAGTGGAATGGACACACAAGGCGAGCGGACGTACGCACGCGGTGGCTGTCCGGACGTACCCACACGGCCGCGGCCCCGTCCGGCATGCGCGCGGGGTGGCGGCCCGGCCGTCGTCCGGAACGGCCGGCCCGCCACCCCGCGCTTGCTGCGGCTCCCGAACGGGACTGTGGGGACAGTGGTGCGTGAGTGATACGGAGGGTGGTGCGTGGGGTGATACGAAGGTGGTGCGAGGGTGGTACGTGGGGTGTGTGCGCTCTGTGAATTGCCCGTGTCGTACCCGGTTTTTGTCAACGCCCGCTGACGCGAGGCGTCAACGCGCCCCGACGCGGGCCATGGAACCGTGCCGTGGCTGGGCCGGCACGCCCGCCGGTTCCGCCGCGACGCGGCTCGCGGGCTGCCGGCCCGCACCAGGCCCGGAGGCGGTCGCCACCGGTGCGCGCCTCGGCTGCGCCGCGACGCCGTTCTGCACATCCATGACGGCATGTGCGACCAGCCCGCCCATCGGGTCGTGCCGGATCAGGTCCCGGAGGCGGGAGCGCGAGGAGCGCCCCTCGTTCCCGGGATAGAGGTGCTTGCCGAGGCCGACCGCGTGGGCCAGCGCGGCGAGCGCCGCGGTCCGCGGGTCCGGCGGTACGCCGGTGCGGATCGCACTGTCGAGCCGGGCCTTGATCTCCCGGCTGATGGCCGTGTCCGTCGCCTGATAGCGAGTCGTCGGCAGTACCCCGCACATCTGGCCCGCCACGGCATGCACCATGCCGCACCGCTCCAGGTGCGTGAGATACGTCTGGCGCAGCCCCAGCCGGGGCCCGCCGATCCAGTGGACGGCGCGCACCGGGCTGCCGCGACGTCGCAGCAACTCAAGCGCGGAGTCCAGAGTCGGATCTCCGGTCGGCCGTGGCAGCACCACGGCGATACGATCCCCGTCTGGGGCTATCCGTCCGGCCAGAGCCAGCTCTACTAGCTGGGCCCCGGCCAGACCGAGGTCGAGCGACTGCGGCTGCGCTGTGGTTCCCGTTGCCGGGTCCAAAGCGAGCAGCAGAAGCTCCTCCGGAATTGTTCTGCGGCTCCTGCCCATCCATGCCTCCCCGCGTGGATGAATGACAGGGTGACCCCTCTCACATTCATCTGTCGAGAGCGCGTGGGGGGTTAGGCAGGGAACCTGTAGGTATGTCGTTCTCGTCTAGCTGCTTGGCGACGCCTCTTGTGGGGCGGGGCGCCCAGCGTTTCGCGTGGCGGTGCGGACGTGCCTCGCGGACACAGGACACTTGGGAACACTGGGCCAGACAGAGCGCGACGTATCGCGACGTGTGAAGGAGACATAGGTGGCGGGCGAGTCCCCCGGCAAGCCGGAGCAGAAGCAGTCGTCGGGGGAGACGGCGGGGAGCGAACGCGACCCGCGACTCGCGGTCTTCCGAGAGGCGCCGAAGCCGGACGAGAAGACCGGCGAGCGCGAGGAGAAGGCCGGCGAGCGCGACGAGAAGGACGGTACGGAAGCCGGCGCGGAGGCCGGCAAGGCCGACGGCGGGGGCCGGGACGCGCGGCTGCGCGAGGCGGTCGCCGCGTGGGTGGCGTCGTCCGACGAGGACGGCGAGAACGGCGAGGACGGCGAGAACGGTGAGGAGAGCGTGACCGGGGGCAACACCGAGGCCGAATCGAAGCCGGAGCAGAGGCCGGAGCAGGGGGCGGCGTCGAAGCCGGCGCCGAAGCCGGAGTCGAAGTCGAAACCGAAGTCGGAGCCGACGCCGGAAAGCCGTGCGAAGGATGAGGCGGCTGAGGCGCCGGTGACGAAGGCGTCGGCAGACGCCGGTACGGCGACGAAGAAGGCCCCCGAGGGCGCGGCGAAGGACAGCGCCAAGGGCGGCGCGAAGGACGGCGCGAAGGACGGCGCGAAGGGCGCGCTCAAGGGCGCTTCCGGGGGCGCGGGCGAGGACACCGTCGAGGACGGGGCCGAGGGTGCGCCTCAGAGCGCCTCTGAGCGCCCCTCCGCGGGCGGTGGCAAGCCTTCCGGGTCCGCTTCCGGTGTTGAGGACGGTTCCGGGATTTCCGGGGCGCAGAGCGGCTCCAAGGGCTCCTCCGGCTCCGCGGCCAAGGATGCCGCCGCCTCCGTTCCCGCTGCCGCGGCCGAGGGCGAGCCCAAGGTCGTGCAGCAGTCGAAGTCCGTCGACCAGCCGACCGCGATCTTCAAGGCGCCGAGCGCCGACGAGGGCGAGCGCAAGCCGGTCGACAACGCGACGCGCGCGTTCTCGATCGCAAAGCAGAAGACTGCGGACGACAGCGGTACGGCCACGGCCGCGAAGGCCGCGAAGGGCGAGGACGGGCCCGGCAAGTCCGACGCCAAGGCCGAGCCCAAGGCCGAGCCCAAGACCGAGCCCAAGACCGAGCCCAAGACCGACCCCACACCCGGCAAGTCCGACGGCAAGCCGTCCGCCGACAAGCCTTCGGCGGACAAGTCGCCGGCCGCCGAGCCGTCGACCCCCAAGGCGGCGGCCGACCAGCCGACCACGGCGATCAAGGCCGTACGGCCGTCCGGCGCCGCGGAGTCGGACGGCGAGCGCACCAGCCAGTTCGTGGCGCTGAAGTCCACCGACCCGCAGCCGATCAAGCCGCCGCGCCCGGTCGTGACCGGCAAGCCCGGAAAGCAGGGCAAGGCAGGCAAGGCGGACAAGGCGGAGAAGGGCGCCGCGAAGACCGACGCTGCTAAGGCCGACGCCGCCAAGACCGACATCGCGAAGGCCGGGAACAAGCCCGGCACCAAGGCGGCTGCCGGTACGGACACGAAGCCGGCCGCCGAGCCGGACGTCGCCCCGGGCACGAAGTGGGGCGCGAAGGCGGCCGGCACCGCCGGGGCCGACGCCAAGGCCGCCGCGCCCGAGGCGCCCTCGGGGGCGACGACCGGCACGACCGCGCCGCCCGGCGCGCTGCCGGACTCCGAGCAGACCAAGCAGCAGCCCCTCCCGCCGCTGGACCTGCTGGCCCAGCTGACCAACACCCCGCCGCCGCCCGAGACCCCGATGCGGACGGTCGCCCGCCGGTTCAAGATCTGGACCCCGGTGGTGCTCCTGCTGGCGATCATCTTCGTGGTCGTCCAGCAGGTACGGCCGCTGCCGGACCCGACGCTGGCGCTGGGCGGGAAGACCTCGTACACCTTCGGGGGCAGCCCGTTCCAGATGCCGTGGCCCGGTCAGGGGCAGGCCGCCGCCAAGGTGGTGGGCGCGGGCAGCCTGGGCACGTACGGCGAGGAGAAGCCGGTGCCGACGGCGAGCGTCGCCAAGATCATGACGGCGTACGTGATCCTGAAGAACCACCCTCTGAAGAAGGGTGAGGAGGGCCCGACTCTGACGATCGACGCCAAGACGGTCGAGGAGGGCAAGGCCGAGGGACAGTCGACGATCGGGAGCCTCAAGGAGGGACAGCAGTACAGCGAGTACAAGATGCTGCAGATGCTGATGATCCCCTCGGGCAACAACATCGCCCGCGCGCTGGCCCGCTGGGACGCCGGGTCCGAGCAGGAGTTCGCCAAGAAGATGAACGCCGCGGCCAAGGACCTCGGCATGAAGAACACCACGTACACCGACCCCAGCGGTCTGGAGAAGACCACCGTCAGCACCGCCGTCGACCAGCTCAAGCTGGCCGAGGAGGTCATGAAGCAGGACGCGTTCCGGAAGATCGTCGCGATGCCCAACGCGGACAAGGGCCTTCCGGAGCGGATCTTCAACAACAATGACCTCATCGCCAAGTACCCGGAGCTGAGCATCAAGGGCATCAAGACCGGCTCCAGCACGGCGGCCGGCGGCACGCTGGTGTGGGCGGCGTACAAGGGCGTCGGCGGCAAGGACCAGCTCATCCTCGGTGCCACGATGGGGCAGCACGTCAAGGGCCTGGACCCCAACGGAGGCAGCAGCCTCGCCCTGGTCCAGCAGCGCACCAAGCCCATGATCGAAGCCATCCGCAACGCCCTCACCTCCGCCACCACCGTCAAGAAGGGCCAGGTCGTCGGCTACGTGGACGACGGCGTCGGCGGTCAGACGCCCGTCGTGGCGACGAAGGACCTGGAGGCGATCGGCGTCCCCGGCCAGAAGATCGACTTCAAGATCGGCCCGGCCGCCGGCAAGCCCGTCCCGCACGAGGCGAAGGCCGGCACCGTCGTCGGCGAGCTGACCGTCGGCAGCGGGTCCACCGCGGCCAAGGTGCCGGTGGCCCTCCAGAAGAACCTCGCCGAGCCGACCTTCGGCGCGAAGCTGACGCGCATCGGCTGAGCGAGCGCCGGCGGGCCGTACGACACGAGCCGCCGCCCACCCGCAGGCCCCCGCCTGCCCGTGGGCGGCGGTTGTCGTACGGTCTAAGCGTGTCCGGACAGTCCGGCCCGGCCCGGTGGAGCGGAGTCCGTCATCGATGTAGCGCAGACCGCGTACGCGTCCCCCGCGCGCGCCAGAGGTGTCTGGGCGTCGCGGGGGGCCGTCGCGCTTTTTCCGGCCGCTCTGATGCTTCTTACGGGGCTGTGGGGCATCCGCCGCCAGGGGAGCATGTGGCGTGACGAGGCGGTCACGTACGACATGGCGCACCGCACGCTGGCGGAGCTGTGGCCGACGCTCCAGACCGTGGACGCGGTGCACGGTCTCTATTACGTCCTCATGCGCGGCTGGTTCCTCGTCTTCGACGGGGGAGTGGTGGCCCTGCGGCTGCCGTCCGTGGTCGCGATGGCGGCGGCCGCCGCCGGTGTCACCCTGCTCGGCAGGCAGCTGGCGGGCCGGCGGGCGGGGCTCTTCGCGGGGCTGGTCTTCGTCCTGCTGCCGATGGTGCAGCAGTACGCGCAGGAGGGCCGCTCCTACGCGATGGTCTGCGCGCTGGTGGTGTGGTCCACGTACCTGCTGGCGCGGGTCGCCGCCCGTCCGGGCAGGCGCCTGTGGGCGGGCTACGGGGCGCTGTCACTGGCCGCCTGCTGGATGCACGAATTCGCCGTACTGGCCCTGCCCGCGCACGGCGCCGCCGTCGTCCTGTCCGGCCTGCCGCGGGCCGTCCGGCGGGCCTGGTGCGTGGTGGCGGGCGCGGTGGTCGTCGCGCTCGTCCCGCTGGCGTTGTTCAGCATGGGGCAGTCGGAACAGCTCAGCTGGCTCCAATGGCCCAACCCCGTCCAGCTGGGCACGTTCATCGCCCTGGTCCTGGGCGGTCTGATCTGCTCCCGCGCCCCGGTCGGCCGGGCGGGGGCCCGGCGGCTGCGGCTGCGGCCGGTCGCGCTGCCGCTGCTGGTGCTGCCCACGGCGCTGCTGGTGCTGCTCTCCCAGCTCAAGCCGATGTACGTGGACCGTTACGTCCTGTACTACGTGGCCGGCTTCGCCCTCCTGGCGGGCGCCGCGCTCGACTGGGTGCTGCGCCCGGCCGGCCACCGCGGCCAGACCCGGCGCCGGCTGCTGTACCGGTCGATGGCGCTGGCCGTGGTGCCGGCCCTGCTCGTCCCCGTCAACGTCTTCCTGCGCAGCCCGCAGAGCCGTACGGACGACGCGGTCGCGGTGACCCGCGCGGTCGAGGAGCTGTCGTCACCGGGCGACGGGCTGCTGTTCCTGCCCTCCCGGCGGCGGGTGTGGGCGGCGGCCGACCCGCACGAGTTCCACCGCCTGCGGGACCTGGCGCTCGACCGAAGCCCGGTGGCCTCGCACACCCTGTACGGCACGGAGCTGTCCGGCGACCGCGTCCACGCGCACATGATGCAGGCCCGCCGCATCGTCGCGGTCGGTGACGCGAAGGGACAGCCGCTCGACGAGACCGACCAGGAGATCGCCAAGCGGACGACCTTGCGCACCGCGTTCCAGGCCTGCGCGACACGGGAGCTCAAGGGGGCGCGGGTGACGTTGTACGCGCGGCCGGGGCACTGCTGAGGGCCGAGGCGCCCGATGGAGCAAAGGCGCGGTCCTCACAGGAGCGCCGCCCCCTCCGCGTCCA encodes:
- a CDS encoding helix-turn-helix domain-containing protein, with amino-acid sequence MASNINPTVRRRRLGQELRRLRELKGMTAEEVAERLLVSQSKISRLENGRRSISQRDVRDLCGVYEVDDHRVVDSLMQMAKDSRQQGWWHAFGDIPYSVYIGLETEAASLRVYESLLVPGLLQTPGYAEAVIPGTVPELTQEQLEKRIQVRMRRQERVNHPDNPLRLWVVMDESALRRVVGSHLIMREQLDHLVEVSHLPHVTVQVLPYDAGAHAGMSGTFSILEFDDAADSSVVYIEGVTSDLYLEKTNDVHKYTIMYEHLRAQALSADQSREFIASAAKKHADAMA
- a CDS encoding serine hydrolase, translated to MAGESPGKPEQKQSSGETAGSERDPRLAVFREAPKPDEKTGEREEKAGERDEKDGTEAGAEAGKADGGGRDARLREAVAAWVASSDEDGENGEDGENGEESVTGGNTEAESKPEQRPEQGAASKPAPKPESKSKPKSEPTPESRAKDEAAEAPVTKASADAGTATKKAPEGAAKDSAKGGAKDGAKDGAKGALKGASGGAGEDTVEDGAEGAPQSASERPSAGGGKPSGSASGVEDGSGISGAQSGSKGSSGSAAKDAAASVPAAAAEGEPKVVQQSKSVDQPTAIFKAPSADEGERKPVDNATRAFSIAKQKTADDSGTATAAKAAKGEDGPGKSDAKAEPKAEPKTEPKTEPKTDPTPGKSDGKPSADKPSADKSPAAEPSTPKAAADQPTTAIKAVRPSGAAESDGERTSQFVALKSTDPQPIKPPRPVVTGKPGKQGKAGKADKAEKGAAKTDAAKADAAKTDIAKAGNKPGTKAAAGTDTKPAAEPDVAPGTKWGAKAAGTAGADAKAAAPEAPSGATTGTTAPPGALPDSEQTKQQPLPPLDLLAQLTNTPPPPETPMRTVARRFKIWTPVVLLLAIIFVVVQQVRPLPDPTLALGGKTSYTFGGSPFQMPWPGQGQAAAKVVGAGSLGTYGEEKPVPTASVAKIMTAYVILKNHPLKKGEEGPTLTIDAKTVEEGKAEGQSTIGSLKEGQQYSEYKMLQMLMIPSGNNIARALARWDAGSEQEFAKKMNAAAKDLGMKNTTYTDPSGLEKTTVSTAVDQLKLAEEVMKQDAFRKIVAMPNADKGLPERIFNNNDLIAKYPELSIKGIKTGSSTAAGGTLVWAAYKGVGGKDQLILGATMGQHVKGLDPNGGSSLALVQQRTKPMIEAIRNALTSATTVKKGQVVGYVDDGVGGQTPVVATKDLEAIGVPGQKIDFKIGPAAGKPVPHEAKAGTVVGELTVGSGSTAAKVPVALQKNLAEPTFGAKLTRIG
- a CDS encoding GOLPH3/VPS74 family protein, producing MGRSRRTIPEELLLLALDPATGTTAQPQSLDLGLAGAQLVELALAGRIAPDGDRIAVVLPRPTGDPTLDSALELLRRRGSPVRAVHWIGGPRLGLRQTYLTHLERCGMVHAVAGQMCGVLPTTRYQATDTAISREIKARLDSAIRTGVPPDPRTAALAALAHAVGLGKHLYPGNEGRSSRSRLRDLIRHDPMGGLVAHAVMDVQNGVAAQPRRAPVATASGPGAGRQPASRVAAEPAGVPAQPRHGSMARVGAR
- a CDS encoding PLP-dependent aminotransferase family protein, whose amino-acid sequence is MPHDLRPAPALAARAAHTGGSPVREILALTARPEVISFAGGLPAGELFDARGIAAAFRYVLDETPRQALQYSTTEGDPALRAAVAARVSARGLATDADGLLVTTGSQQGLSLLATALLEPGDTVLVEDPCYLAALQVFGFAGARVVPVPTDDAGLDPAALDEIAARERPKLVYLVPTFQNPTGRTLSAERRAAVAEVAARRGLWIIEDDPYGELRFEGEPVPYLATFPGAEDRTALLGSFSKIVAPGLRLGWLRAPAALRRACVIAKQAADLHTSTVDQAAVARYLAGPGLDAHLDRVRGAYHARRDALVDGLGEALPDGSRWNRPDGGMFVWATMPAGYDATALLPEAIGHDVAYVPGAPFYAGPADAGSMRLSFVTHPPEEIEEGLRRLAKTLREVRP
- a CDS encoding DUF397 domain-containing protein; amino-acid sequence: MAIQPNSAFSWTKSSYSGGNGACVEIAVPAAAAIAVRDSKDPDGPRLTFDTSAWSTFVTGVSKGAYDLT
- a CDS encoding SDR family oxidoreductase; the protein is MLLRDKTVVVSGVGAGLGHRVAMACVRDGASVVLGARTKSRLAEAAAQADPSGERVAWRVTDIADEAQCAELAALAAERFGGIDALVQVAALDSHFGGLADADFEAWRRVVDINLIGSLRMARACLPSMTERGGGSVVLIGTQSSVAAPAEVWQTAYAASKGALVSAMYALARELGPRRIRVNTVQPGWMWGPPVEAYVRYAAQAEGIPEREVLDRLTARMALPEMATDADVAESAVFLASDRARAITGQSLLVNAGEVMR
- a CDS encoding glycosyltransferase family 39 protein gives rise to the protein MLLTGLWGIRRQGSMWRDEAVTYDMAHRTLAELWPTLQTVDAVHGLYYVLMRGWFLVFDGGVVALRLPSVVAMAAAAAGVTLLGRQLAGRRAGLFAGLVFVLLPMVQQYAQEGRSYAMVCALVVWSTYLLARVAARPGRRLWAGYGALSLAACWMHEFAVLALPAHGAAVVLSGLPRAVRRAWCVVAGAVVVALVPLALFSMGQSEQLSWLQWPNPVQLGTFIALVLGGLICSRAPVGRAGARRLRLRPVALPLLVLPTALLVLLSQLKPMYVDRYVLYYVAGFALLAGAALDWVLRPAGHRGQTRRRLLYRSMALAVVPALLVPVNVFLRSPQSRTDDAVAVTRAVEELSSPGDGLLFLPSRRRVWAAADPHEFHRLRDLALDRSPVASHTLYGTELSGDRVHAHMMQARRIVAVGDAKGQPLDETDQEIAKRTTLRTAFQACATRELKGARVTLYARPGHC